In Desulfosalsimonas propionicica, one DNA window encodes the following:
- a CDS encoding flagellin yields the protein MKSTLAMNYRMLSSNLERASNRLYDLRQQAATGKQMNRPSDNPAGIRPVLDYRVKTQAAERSLNQMSMAQGEMQVLDSSLDQVENILVAAKETGIAAISGAANEADRQTYADKIGQLRDELLQAANTQNGGKYMYAGYSESTVPFRVEIPDPANPDDWHVEYDGDGHAKTVDIGTGKQVQVALPGNELFLGDYDNDGTTDADGENLFAALKDFEAAIKNNDEAAMNNGLETLEESADQVRRLRGRMGNNAWRIERASEQLSGAAIEFEKILSSYEDADALEVFSKLVQQETAFEAALNVTTRISKLSILDFMR from the coding sequence GATTTACGCCAGCAGGCCGCCACTGGCAAGCAGATGAACCGCCCGTCGGACAATCCCGCGGGCATCCGGCCCGTACTTGATTACCGGGTCAAGACCCAGGCCGCCGAGCGCAGCCTGAACCAAATGTCCATGGCTCAGGGGGAGATGCAGGTGCTTGACTCCAGTCTGGACCAGGTGGAAAACATCCTGGTGGCGGCCAAGGAAACCGGAATTGCCGCCATCAGCGGGGCGGCCAATGAAGCTGACCGCCAGACCTATGCCGATAAGATCGGCCAGCTGCGCGATGAACTGCTCCAGGCGGCCAATACCCAGAACGGGGGCAAATACATGTACGCCGGATATTCGGAAAGCACGGTGCCTTTTCGGGTGGAGATTCCCGATCCGGCCAATCCGGATGATTGGCATGTGGAGTATGACGGTGATGGTCACGCAAAGACCGTGGACATCGGTACCGGCAAACAGGTTCAGGTGGCTTTGCCCGGAAATGAGTTGTTTTTGGGCGATTATGACAATGACGGCACCACAGACGCGGACGGTGAAAATCTTTTTGCCGCTTTAAAGGATTTTGAAGCCGCCATAAAGAACAATGACGAGGCAGCCATGAACAATGGCCTGGAAACGCTCGAGGAGAGTGCCGACCAGGTCCGGCGTCTGCGGGGGCGGATGGGCAACAATGCATGGCGCATCGAGCGGGCCAGCGAGCAGTTAAGCGGTGCGGCCATTGAGTTTGAAAAGATCCTGTCAAGCTACGAGGATGCCGACGCACTGGAAGTGTTCTCCAAATTGGTGCAGCAGGAGACCGCATTTGAAGCGGCATTAAATGTCACCACCCGTATTTCCAAGCTCTCCATTCTGGATTTTATGCGGTAA
- a CDS encoding cache domain-containing protein codes for MKKVFWLMAMVVFCGFGFINSAIAEQKATVEEVYEMCIKAADVLEVLGDDALSEFNNPEGEFVWKDSYVFVADCSVPTAVAHPFIPELIGPDQSELQGTRGTYFVSELCSVAQEPDGGWFDYYWPRPGHEGDFRKISFAINVPGQDYTVSAGIYDEETSLEKLNREMR; via the coding sequence GTGAAGAAAGTATTTTGGCTGATGGCGATGGTTGTTTTTTGTGGTTTTGGTTTTATCAATTCTGCCATTGCCGAGCAAAAAGCGACAGTGGAAGAAGTTTATGAAATGTGTATCAAAGCGGCAGATGTTCTTGAAGTATTAGGAGATGATGCGCTTTCAGAGTTTAACAACCCAGAGGGTGAATTCGTCTGGAAAGATAGTTATGTATTCGTAGCAGACTGTAGTGTTCCCACGGCAGTGGCGCATCCTTTCATCCCGGAATTGATCGGTCCTGATCAGTCCGAGTTGCAAGGTACAAGAGGAACATATTTTGTTTCTGAGCTTTGCAGTGTTGCCCAAGAGCCGGATGGCGGTTGGTTTGACTACTACTGGCCCCGCCCTGGCCACGAAGGAGATTTTCGAAAGATTTCATTTGCCATAAATGTCCCGGGACAGGACTATACTGTCTCTGCCGGCATCTACGACGAAGAAACGTCTTTGGAAAAATTGAACCGGGAAATGCGTTGA
- the csrA gene encoding carbon storage regulator CsrA, with translation MLVLTRRAGEGIIIGDDVKVTILESQDGKIRIGIEAPRDRKIYRQEVYDRICRENREASQWDAEKRDILEAVLMKKGGGN, from the coding sequence ATGCTTGTATTGACCCGCAGAGCCGGTGAGGGAATCATCATCGGCGATGATGTGAAAGTCACGATCCTGGAAAGCCAGGACGGCAAGATCCGAATCGGGATTGAAGCCCCGCGGGATCGGAAAATTTATCGTCAAGAGGTGTATGACCGCATATGCAGGGAGAACCGGGAAGCCAGTCAGTGGGATGCGGAAAAACGCGATATTCTGGAAGCCGTGCTTATGAAAAAAGGGGGAGGCAATTGA
- a CDS encoding flagellar assembly protein FliW, producing the protein MSSQETDRRKTLQTPFGEVLYDPEKVVRFPEGLVGFEGLRDFVVLPNRGKDDPLFCFQSVDEPHLSFLLINPALFFPDYQIAPGSEELEKLAISDSDPYFVLTTITFHDDQSITLNLLAPVIYTPKTDRALQVILDGFGYKAKTPLPENQ; encoded by the coding sequence TTGAGTTCCCAGGAAACTGACCGGAGAAAAACTCTTCAGACACCTTTTGGGGAGGTATTGTATGATCCTGAAAAAGTGGTCCGGTTTCCCGAGGGGCTTGTGGGGTTTGAAGGGCTGCGCGATTTCGTTGTGCTTCCCAACAGGGGCAAAGACGACCCCCTGTTTTGTTTCCAAAGCGTTGATGAACCGCATCTGAGCTTTCTTCTGATCAACCCGGCTTTGTTTTTCCCGGATTACCAGATCGCCCCGGGCTCCGAGGAACTGGAAAAGCTTGCCATAAGTGACTCGGATCCCTACTTTGTGCTCACCACCATTACCTTTCACGATGATCAAAGCATTACGCTTAATCTTCTGGCCCCGGTGATCTACACCCCGAAAACCGACCGGGCGCTGCAGGTGATTTTAGACGGGTTCGGATACAAGGCAAAGACGCCGTTGCCTGAAAACCAATAA